The following coding sequences are from one Saccopteryx bilineata isolate mSacBil1 chromosome 3, mSacBil1_pri_phased_curated, whole genome shotgun sequence window:
- the PEF1 gene encoding peflin isoform X2: MLNRAMSQHQPSGDPLPPNTQQLVPEQSTPPDMKASRKKRKREPLSSTANASKLTWGSLKSLTSQAEMVLQSTRTPATPETLFLSMLSVITLESQAGKGCPGAGGQAPGAPPGGSFPVEGQYGSGVPPGGSYGGGPAPGGPYGPPNPGGPPSGAPGGPYGGTAPGVPYGQPPPNPYGTQHPWSYGQGPPPGGAPPNVDPETYSWFQSVDCDHSGYISIKELKQALLNSNWSSFNDETCLMMINMFDKTKSGRIDVYGFSALLKFIQRWKNLFQQYDRDHSGSISHTELQQALSQMGYNLSPQFIQLLISRYCPRSASPAMQLDRFIQVCTQLQVLTEAFREKDTAVQGNIRLSFEDFVTMTASRML; the protein is encoded by the exons ATGTTAAACCGTGCCATGAGTCAGCATCAACCCAGCGGGGACCCCCTACCACCAAATACCCAGCAGCTGGTACCCGAACAGAGCACTCCCCCAGACATGAAAGCGTCACGGAAGAAGAGGAAGCGTGAGCCTCTGTCCTCAACCGCTAATGCCTCCAAACTTACTTGGGGCAGTTTGAAGAGCCTGACCAGCCAGGCTGAGATGGTACTGCAGAGCACCAGGACTCCCGCCACCCCAGAAACCCTCTTTCTTTCTATGCTTTCCGTTATTACCCTTGAGTCGCAAGCAGGAAAG GGctgccctggagctggaggacaaGCACCCGGGGCCCCTCCAGGTGGCTCCTTTCCTGTTGAAGGACAGTATGGCAGTGGGGTACCCCCTGGTGGCAGTTATGGAGGAGGTCCTGCCCCTGGAGGGCCTTATGGACCTCCCAACCCTGGGGGGCCACCCTCTGGAGCACCAGGAGGACCATATGGCGGTACGGCCCCAGGGGTCCCTTATGGTCAGCCACCTCCAAATCCCTACGGCACCCAGCATCCCTGGTCTTATGGACAGGGACCTCCTCCAG GTGGCGCGCCTCCCAATGTGGATCCTGAGACTTACTCCTGGTTCCAGTCAGTGGACTGTGATCACAGTGGCTACATCTCCATCAAGGAGCTGAAGCAGGCCCTGCTCAACTCCAACTGGTCCTCATTCAATGACGAGACATGCCTCATGATGATAA ACATGTTTGACAAGACCAAGTCAGGCCGCATCGATGTGTACGGTTTCTCAGCCCTGTTGAAATTCATCCAGCGGTGGAAGAACCTCTTCCAGCAGTATGACCGGGACCACTCGGGCTCCATCAGCCACACAGAGCTGCAGCAAG ctCTGTCCCAGATGGGCTACAACCTGAGCCCCCAGTTCATCCAGCTCCTGATCTCCCGCTACTGCCCGCGCTCTGCCAGTCCCGCCATGCAGCTAGACCGCTTCATCCAGGTGTGCACCCAGCTGCAGGTGCTGACTGAGGCCTTCCGGGAGAAGGACACAGCTGTGCAGGGCAACATTCGGCTCAGCTTCGAGGACTTCGTCACCATGACAGCTTCCCGGATGCTATGA
- the PEF1 gene encoding peflin isoform X1 → MDRHPYAEVLCGFLTDMLNRAMSQHQPSGDPLPPNTQQLVPEQSTPPDMKASRKKRKREPLSSTANASKLTWGSLKSLTSQAEMVLQSTRTPATPETLFLSMLSVITLESQAGKGCPGAGGQAPGAPPGGSFPVEGQYGSGVPPGGSYGGGPAPGGPYGPPNPGGPPSGAPGGPYGGTAPGVPYGQPPPNPYGTQHPWSYGQGPPPGGAPPNVDPETYSWFQSVDCDHSGYISIKELKQALLNSNWSSFNDETCLMMINMFDKTKSGRIDVYGFSALLKFIQRWKNLFQQYDRDHSGSISHTELQQALSQMGYNLSPQFIQLLISRYCPRSASPAMQLDRFIQVCTQLQVLTEAFREKDTAVQGNIRLSFEDFVTMTASRML, encoded by the exons GTCCTGTGTGGATTCCTGACTGATATGTTAAACCGTGCCATGAGTCAGCATCAACCCAGCGGGGACCCCCTACCACCAAATACCCAGCAGCTGGTACCCGAACAGAGCACTCCCCCAGACATGAAAGCGTCACGGAAGAAGAGGAAGCGTGAGCCTCTGTCCTCAACCGCTAATGCCTCCAAACTTACTTGGGGCAGTTTGAAGAGCCTGACCAGCCAGGCTGAGATGGTACTGCAGAGCACCAGGACTCCCGCCACCCCAGAAACCCTCTTTCTTTCTATGCTTTCCGTTATTACCCTTGAGTCGCAAGCAGGAAAG GGctgccctggagctggaggacaaGCACCCGGGGCCCCTCCAGGTGGCTCCTTTCCTGTTGAAGGACAGTATGGCAGTGGGGTACCCCCTGGTGGCAGTTATGGAGGAGGTCCTGCCCCTGGAGGGCCTTATGGACCTCCCAACCCTGGGGGGCCACCCTCTGGAGCACCAGGAGGACCATATGGCGGTACGGCCCCAGGGGTCCCTTATGGTCAGCCACCTCCAAATCCCTACGGCACCCAGCATCCCTGGTCTTATGGACAGGGACCTCCTCCAG GTGGCGCGCCTCCCAATGTGGATCCTGAGACTTACTCCTGGTTCCAGTCAGTGGACTGTGATCACAGTGGCTACATCTCCATCAAGGAGCTGAAGCAGGCCCTGCTCAACTCCAACTGGTCCTCATTCAATGACGAGACATGCCTCATGATGATAA ACATGTTTGACAAGACCAAGTCAGGCCGCATCGATGTGTACGGTTTCTCAGCCCTGTTGAAATTCATCCAGCGGTGGAAGAACCTCTTCCAGCAGTATGACCGGGACCACTCGGGCTCCATCAGCCACACAGAGCTGCAGCAAG ctCTGTCCCAGATGGGCTACAACCTGAGCCCCCAGTTCATCCAGCTCCTGATCTCCCGCTACTGCCCGCGCTCTGCCAGTCCCGCCATGCAGCTAGACCGCTTCATCCAGGTGTGCACCCAGCTGCAGGTGCTGACTGAGGCCTTCCGGGAGAAGGACACAGCTGTGCAGGGCAACATTCGGCTCAGCTTCGAGGACTTCGTCACCATGACAGCTTCCCGGATGCTATGA
- the PEF1 gene encoding peflin isoform X4: MDRHPYAEGCPGAGGQAPGAPPGGSFPVEGQYGSGVPPGGSYGGGPAPGGPYGPPNPGGPPSGAPGGPYGGTAPGVPYGQPPPNPYGTQHPWSYGQGPPPGGAPPNVDPETYSWFQSVDCDHSGYISIKELKQALLNSNWSSFNDETCLMMINMFDKTKSGRIDVYGFSALLKFIQRWKNLFQQYDRDHSGSISHTELQQALSQMGYNLSPQFIQLLISRYCPRSASPAMQLDRFIQVCTQLQVLTEAFREKDTAVQGNIRLSFEDFVTMTASRML; this comes from the exons GGctgccctggagctggaggacaaGCACCCGGGGCCCCTCCAGGTGGCTCCTTTCCTGTTGAAGGACAGTATGGCAGTGGGGTACCCCCTGGTGGCAGTTATGGAGGAGGTCCTGCCCCTGGAGGGCCTTATGGACCTCCCAACCCTGGGGGGCCACCCTCTGGAGCACCAGGAGGACCATATGGCGGTACGGCCCCAGGGGTCCCTTATGGTCAGCCACCTCCAAATCCCTACGGCACCCAGCATCCCTGGTCTTATGGACAGGGACCTCCTCCAG GTGGCGCGCCTCCCAATGTGGATCCTGAGACTTACTCCTGGTTCCAGTCAGTGGACTGTGATCACAGTGGCTACATCTCCATCAAGGAGCTGAAGCAGGCCCTGCTCAACTCCAACTGGTCCTCATTCAATGACGAGACATGCCTCATGATGATAA ACATGTTTGACAAGACCAAGTCAGGCCGCATCGATGTGTACGGTTTCTCAGCCCTGTTGAAATTCATCCAGCGGTGGAAGAACCTCTTCCAGCAGTATGACCGGGACCACTCGGGCTCCATCAGCCACACAGAGCTGCAGCAAG ctCTGTCCCAGATGGGCTACAACCTGAGCCCCCAGTTCATCCAGCTCCTGATCTCCCGCTACTGCCCGCGCTCTGCCAGTCCCGCCATGCAGCTAGACCGCTTCATCCAGGTGTGCACCCAGCTGCAGGTGCTGACTGAGGCCTTCCGGGAGAAGGACACAGCTGTGCAGGGCAACATTCGGCTCAGCTTCGAGGACTTCGTCACCATGACAGCTTCCCGGATGCTATGA
- the PEF1 gene encoding peflin isoform X3 has translation MDRHPYAEVLCGFLTDMLNRAMSQHQPSGDPLPPNTQQLVPEQSTPPDMKASRKKRKREPLSSTANASKLTWGSLKSLTSQAEMVLQSTRTPATPETLFLSMLSVITLESQAGKGCPGAGGQAPGAPPGGSFPVEGQYGSGVPPGGSYGGGPAPGGPYGPPNPGGPPSGAPGGPYGGTAPGVPYGQPPPNPYGTQHPWSYGQGPPPGGAPPNVDPETYSWFQSVDCDHSGYISIKELKQALLNSNWSSFNDETCLMMINMFDKTKSGRIDVYGFSALLKFIQRWKNLFQQYDRDHSGSISHTELQQGTVPMLHRTFLHPY, from the exons GTCCTGTGTGGATTCCTGACTGATATGTTAAACCGTGCCATGAGTCAGCATCAACCCAGCGGGGACCCCCTACCACCAAATACCCAGCAGCTGGTACCCGAACAGAGCACTCCCCCAGACATGAAAGCGTCACGGAAGAAGAGGAAGCGTGAGCCTCTGTCCTCAACCGCTAATGCCTCCAAACTTACTTGGGGCAGTTTGAAGAGCCTGACCAGCCAGGCTGAGATGGTACTGCAGAGCACCAGGACTCCCGCCACCCCAGAAACCCTCTTTCTTTCTATGCTTTCCGTTATTACCCTTGAGTCGCAAGCAGGAAAG GGctgccctggagctggaggacaaGCACCCGGGGCCCCTCCAGGTGGCTCCTTTCCTGTTGAAGGACAGTATGGCAGTGGGGTACCCCCTGGTGGCAGTTATGGAGGAGGTCCTGCCCCTGGAGGGCCTTATGGACCTCCCAACCCTGGGGGGCCACCCTCTGGAGCACCAGGAGGACCATATGGCGGTACGGCCCCAGGGGTCCCTTATGGTCAGCCACCTCCAAATCCCTACGGCACCCAGCATCCCTGGTCTTATGGACAGGGACCTCCTCCAG GTGGCGCGCCTCCCAATGTGGATCCTGAGACTTACTCCTGGTTCCAGTCAGTGGACTGTGATCACAGTGGCTACATCTCCATCAAGGAGCTGAAGCAGGCCCTGCTCAACTCCAACTGGTCCTCATTCAATGACGAGACATGCCTCATGATGATAA ACATGTTTGACAAGACCAAGTCAGGCCGCATCGATGTGTACGGTTTCTCAGCCCTGTTGAAATTCATCCAGCGGTGGAAGAACCTCTTCCAGCAGTATGACCGGGACCACTCGGGCTCCATCAGCCACACAGAGCTGCAGCAAG gcactgtgcccaTGCTTCACAGAacctttcttcatccttactaa